The Simplicispira suum DNA window GCGTTGACAGACTGCTTTCGAGCCAGACCGCGGTCGGCGGCAGGCGGCCAGTTGCGGACGGTCAAGCATCTTCCCGGTAGCGGACGTTCAATAGTGTCTCTGACCTGCTTCGCTCCCTCTATGAAGGGAGGTCGCTGGCCCATCCGCGCACTCACAGCCTGCCAGTAGGCGCAAATTGGCAGCGCTCCGTCCGGCAGCGCACAGACTGCGGCCGTACGTCCGCGTAGGTTCGCTTCAGCAGTTTCGATTCGAAAGTTCAATGTGATTGCTGCGGGCGGTCGTCGCAGTTGCGCGGAGGCGATGATGCACAAGCACGGGATCGGCAGATAGGTTCTTCGAAGCTGCAAGAGTTAAAACATTCACACATGAAAGATTGAAATGGATACACGATTATTTGCTTTCGTCGGCGCAGACATTGGCCCTTGGCGGATTGTCAGGGCCGAAACGAGAGTTGGCGAGCCCCTGCCTGAAGCCAAAAGGCTCAACGTCGTATCCGCTTCAGAGTTGCAGTCTGAAACCAATGCACCCTGGATACTTCGTGGAATAACCAGCAATGAACGATATGTCATGCGCGCAGAGAAGAATGAAATTGTAGCGAAGCAGCAAGGTCTGGCGCGCCCAGAAGCAACGTGCGGTGCGCTAATACCGATCCGGAAGAACGCAGCTTGGTGGGAGCTCACGCAAGACGAACGCCGGAGCGTTTTCGAACAGTCGAAGCACGTCCAAATCGGGCTTCAGTATTTGCCTGCAGTAGCGCGCAAGCTCCACCACTGCCGCGACCTCTCAGAGAATGAACCGTTCGATTTTCTGAATTGGTTCGAATACGCGCCAATTCATGAGGTTGAGTTCAACAGGCTGCTTTCCGAACTGCGTGCGTCAGAGGAATGGAAATACGTCGACCGAGAAGTCGATATTCGTCTTACGCAAGCACAGGTCTAACCCGCCGATGAACACGGACCCCCAACAGCGGCGCGTTGCGCCGCCGTTTCGGGCCGGTTATCGGCAACGTAGAACTCTCGGATACAGTTGTTCTGTAATAACTTCTCAAGCCAAATTGATTTTTGGAGTGGATATGGAAATGGAATCAAGAATATTTTCGGTAACAGAATATATTCGTCCGTCTGACGGCGAACCAATTCGTTCAGTGGTTCTGGAAACCAAGGACTCAGCAGTTGTTGTTTGGCATGCCCATCCTGGGCAAGAAATAACCGCTCATGTTCACCCGGACGGCCAAGATACTTGGACGGTTATCTCTGGAGAGGCTGAGTATTACCAAGGAGGCGGCAAAGTCGCTCATCTAAAGGCTGGAGATATTGCCATAGCAAAACCTGGCCAAGTGCATGGCGCTCTAAATACTAGTCCAGTGCCGTTTGTATTTGTCTCAGTGGTTGCATCTGGCAACGCGGGTTTTGCGTTGGCTGAAAAATAGTCTTTCTCAAATGTGTGCCCCAGAGAGTTCTAACCCATCCATCAACACGGACGCTGCGCGATGAAGCCGCGCCGCGCCGGCTAACTCCACGTTGAGCGTCAGCTTTCCATATGTCTGGGGGTCTGCAACGGGTCGGGTGCCGTCGCGTGCGCAGTGTCAAAGCTGACATGACTAATACATGAGATGGGCTGATGCTCGCCGTCCGGTCAGGCAGCTGCCCCCCTGCAGGACTCACAGCAGTTGTATGCCACCCGTCATCCGAGACGTCAGTCGGCCTCATCCAGACCGGAACAATCTGGACGTGACGTCCGGCTGGCATTGCCGTGATCGAAATGGCGGCTAGTGACACGACTGTTGGGTCTACCCCATCGACCGGGCGCGGGACAAGCCACGTTGATCGGCTGACGGAATTTTCGGCGGTTCCGGCTTAGAACCCCTTGTTGCTATCCATTTTCTCTCCTCGTCCCTGGTTTCTGTAGCTGCGGCCAATGCCGCCCTGGTTTGCTGATTGAGCCGCCGTCCACTCGCACGGCGAAATGACTGGAGCGCAAAACTTGCGTTGCCGCTGTCACTCCAGCGCCCTGAGTTTCCTGGCCAACTCCCGCAGAGCATCGTTATCCGCGGCACTCTGGCGCGCAGTGGCCCAGCGGTCGAGTAGGGCTCGTTCTTCACTGTCCACCTCGGCCATGTCCTTGGCCACCCGCAAGGCATTGCCGAAGTGCCTCTTGCCCGAGGCGGTGACTTCAAGCTCCTTGGCGATCGCAGCCGCGTCGTAGCGCACGGGGCCCCGGCCGCCTTCGCGTCCGCCTTGGCTGCTGCGCGCGGTTGGCCCGCTGTTCGACGGTGAGTCGTCGCCAGCCACAGCGCGGCCAATGTGGGCTGCTGGTGAGCAGGGCTTCATTTCGTTGCTCCTGAGGGCGCAGGGTGCCCTATTTCAAGAATTTTATGATCTTTGAGTCATGATAACTTATATAATCATGAACGCAAGATTTTGAATCTAAATCGTCGTTTTTCGACCGAATGTCTCGGAGCGACCTTCGGGCGCGGCCTGCGAACGGAACAGGGCAATTCAGAACTCAGCGAGACGCGATGAAAAAATTCTGAACTCAGTGACCACAGGCTCCCAAGGCATCGCCGCAGGACGATGCACCGACGCCGACTCCCCGGAGCGCATAAACCGCGGCATATTGACAAAGTAAGGATATTTCCTTACCCTACGGGGGTTGCGATCAGGAGAGCCACCATGCCTGCCATTCACGAAGTTGCCACGCTAACATCCAAGGGGCAGATCACGCTGCCCAAATCCATCCGCCAGGCGCTTGGGGCCGACACCGGCAGCAAGCTCGTGTTCGAGCTTCGCGGCGGGGAAGTCGTCGTGACCCGTGCCGATGCCGAGCACGAAGACCCGGCCATTGCCGCATTCCTGGCTCTGCTGGCGCGCGATATTGAGGCAGGCCAGAATGTTCGTGGTCTGCCCGAGGACCTGGCTCGCACGATGCTGGAGCACGCAGGCCACAAGGTGGAGCTGGGCGGCGATTTCGATGAAGACGTGGACATCTGATGCAACAGCATGGCTGGACACTGCTGTTCCACGACAACCTGATCGGGCAGATGATGAAGCTACGGGCGGCTGTGCTGCGCGTACAAGAGAATGACCCGCAAGGGGTCGGCTCCAACGCCAACGTCAAGTTCTTCCGGGCCTTGGTCCAGTTGATGCAGGACGTGGTGCCAAGCGATCCGGCGCGGGACGAATACCGTCAGGGCAACACCATGGGTCCGGCCTATCGTCACTGGCGACGGGCCAAGCTCGGGAGACGCTACCGGCTGTTCTTCCGGTACGACTCGAAGGCAAAGGTCATCGTGTACGCGTGGGTCAACGACGAGCAGACCCTGCGATCTTCGGGCAGCAAGTCGGACCCTTATGCTGTATTCGAGAAAATGCTCGGGCGCGGAAATCCGCCAGACGACTGGAAGGCATTGGTCGAGGCAAGTAAACCGGATTGGAGCAAACTGCAGTAGGCATTCTTCCTACAGTAAGGGGACAGCCGTTCATTTAGGGGGAGGTTGCCCCGATTTCGAGGCTTTGGCCTGCGCCAATCGCGCCAGTATCTCCTTGCCGCTTCTGTGCTTGAGCTCACCAAGCTGCTGCACCTGCTCGGGCTTGGGCCTTGCCTTGCCCTGCTCCCAGAGATAGATCGTGGCACCGCTCATACTGATCAGGCGTCCGTAGTCGGCCGCCGATAGGCCCAGTCTGGACCGATGTGCCGCCATGCGCGCGGCGCTGAACCGATATTTACGATCGGTAGCCTTCTCCTTTGCATCGCTGGATGCACGCTCGCGCTGGGCCTGTTTCAGTTGCTTTTGCAGAGCCGCCAGCTCACGCCGCAATTCAGCAATGGCGCTTCGATGCTGCGAGTTGGCTTTCTTCAGGCTCTCAACTTCGGCGCGGACTTCCTTGCGGGCGATGCGCGAAATCTCAGCTTTGAAGACAGAGGCGATATTGGCCATGAGTGCGATTCCAATGGGGTTATGAACGTAAAGCACAGTCGCGGGCTTGAAGGTAACCCGGCAGAAAAGCGAGCTTAACTGTTCTGCGCCTCCTACAATTCGGAGCGCACGCTGGGCTCTCCTGCGCGTGCTTTCTGAAACTCAACCCAAAGACAATATGGCCACCTCGAAGAAACCCGCCAAGCCCGCCGCGCCCAAGGCTGCACCGTCGATCAAGCCGGTCAAGCCGATAAAGGATGTCCTGACCAAGACATCGCTCACTGCACTGCTGGCTCAACAGACGGGCGTCGATGCCAAGTCGGTAAAGGCTGTGCTCACCGCGCTGGATGGAGCTATCCTGGGCTCGGTGAACAAGAAGGGCGCGCAGACGTTCACCCTCCCCGGCCTGCTCAAGATTGAAGTGCAGAAGATCCCGGCCAAGCCCAAGCGCAAGGGCATCAACCCTTTCACCAAAGAAGAACAGGTGTTTGCGGCCAAGCCGGCGTCGGTGCGAATCAAGGCGCGCGCGCTCAAGAAGCTCAAGGACGCGGCGCTGTAATCACGGCGTAGGCCGCAGCCACCAGACCCTGCCACGTTTGGGACGTTGGCTCAAGGCTCCGCAGGGGCATTCAATAGGCAGGAGCGGTTCTCCAGCCGCCCTATTCCACCGGCTGCACGCCCCGGCACTTGGGGTAGGACGCGCACCCCCAGAACTCGCGGCCCGCGTGCGCGCCCGTCCTGGCCATACGCTTGACCATGGCGCTACCGCAGCGCGGGCACGAAGGCTGAGCCGACGCAGCAGCCACACCAACGTTCACGCCCTCCTTCGGAGCACCCTGCACGGCATCGATCATCTGCTTGAGCGCGAGGCCATCGATGAGCTCGATATTGCGTCCTCGGGCGAACTCGCGGGCGTCGGCTGTGAATACGCCCGAGGTGACGACAAAACCGCCGCTTGCGCCGTGCGCGGACATCACACCGTAGAGCTCCCGCACCACGGTCACCGGCACCTTGTAGGCCCGCCAGTGCTTGCACTGCACGAGGAAGGTCTCGCTTGCGCGCCTTAGCTTGAGGTCGATGCCGCCATCGGCGCCGTTGCCGCCTGTTTCAAGGACGGCATAGCCGCGCTGCCGGAAAGCCTCGCCCACCAGGCGCTCAAAATCCCGCCAGACCATGGCGCGCAGCGCTGCGCCGTCTGGGCTCTCTGCAACCTGGGCGACGAGCCGCCTCCTGCGGCGTCTCCCCAGCACAGAGATGATCGAACCAATCAGGAATACAAGGGGAACAACGTACTGGCCGATCGTGGCCAGCGTCTTCAGGATCTGCTGGAGCGCGAGTTGCCCCGCCTGCGCCGGCGTCGTGATGGCGGCCACCTCTGTCCCGGCATAGTGATGAAGGACCGCGTAGGCGAGCACAGCGAGCAGCACCGCAAGCCACCACGGCAGCATCGCCGCCAAGCTCAGCAGTTCTTCCAGGCCGCTGGATTTTCGTTTCCTTGCCATAGTGCCGCCAGAGATTTTCCCTTAAAGCAGTTGCCGCCATGGTAACATGTAACCCAATCGGAAAAGGACTCTGCCATGTCAACCTCCACCACTACGACAGACAAGGTGGCACGCTACCGCGAGCGCATGCGCGCCGCAGGCCTGCGACCGGTGCAGTTCTGGGTACCCGACACCCGATCGGCCGAATTCATGGCACGTGTGCGTGAACAATGCCAGCGCCTGAGCGGGGATCCTCAGGAAGAACAGGCGCTGGGCTTTGCGCAAGCAGCGGTCGAGCATATTGAGGGCTGGGAATGATCCAGCGCGGCGACATCGTTGCCGTCTCTATCCAGGGCGACTACGGCAAACCGCGCCCTGCCCTGGTTATCCAGTCCGATCTGCTCGAAGAGCTGCAAAGCGTCGTGCTCTGCCCGATCACCAGCGAGTTGCGTGATGCGGCGTTTCGCGTGACCGTGGAACCCACCCCTGCCAATGGGCTGAGCGCGTTATCGCAGGTGATGGCCGACAAGATTTCGACACTGCCCCGCAACAAGCTTAGCGAGCCATTCGGCCGTCTCGATGACGATCGCATGAAGGCGGTTGAGCGCGCACTCCTACTCGTAACTGGACTCATTTAATGCCGAACGAACACAAGGGCTTGCTACAAAGTCTCGATGGCCTCTCGGAAGTCGAACTGCGGCGCCTGCTGGTCGAACACCTGACAAAACAGAAACTCGGTCTGTACTGGGAGCGCAATGCGATCGACCACGATCGCGCGCTCAACGCCGATGTGGTGCTTCCACGGCTGGTACCGCAATGGAGCCATAAGCCAAAAGGTTGCAACGAACATCGCAACCTGATCATTGAGGGCGATAACTTCGATGCACTGCGACTTCTTCGCGCCACCCATGCAGGGAAGATCCGGGTCATTTACATTGATCCACCCTACAACACCGGCAACAAGGACTGGGTTTACAACGACAAGTTCGTTGGAGCGAACGACCGGTGGCGCCACAGCCTGTGGCTGGAGTTCCTGTACCAGCGCCTTCTGCTCGCGCGCGACCTGATGACCAGCGATGGGGTGATTCTGGTCAGCATCAACGACGAAAACCGCGCGCGGCTGGAGCTGCTGATGGACGAGGTGTTCCCGGGGCGGCGGCTGGGCAGCCTGGTCTGGCGCACCAAGGACACAGGCAACGACCTGACACAGCGCTTCAGCCATGTGCATGAACACGTGCTGGTGTACGCCAACGGCGGCTTTGCCTTCAATGGCCGCGCCACGGACCGCAGCAAGTTTCGCAACCCGGACAAGGACGACCGAGGGGATTGGTCGCCGCAGCCGTTGACGGCCAACAAGTCCTTGACTGAGCGGCCCAATACCTATTACCCGATTCAGGATCCAGCAACTGGCTACTGGTATCCCTGCGACCCTGACAGCACATGGCGATTCGCTTCCGAAGCCGTCATCCGCCGCTTGTGCCAAGGCAACGAGACGGCAGTGCAGGCCGCACTGGCAGCCCTGCGCAGCGACACCATGGAAGCCTTGGTGGCCCAGCGGCTGATCTATTTTCCGCCCTGCAACCCCGAGGACGTGCTGTTCTTTGCTACCGAGGCCGATCTGCTCGCAGCCCTCAAGGCGGGCAAAGGGCCGATGCTCCCCAAGAAAAAGACGCCGCTGCTCCGCGGCAGCCTGCCGGATCTGGATTTCTGGGTCGGAAAACGCATTGCGCCGGGCCGCCCCTCGCGCAAAGAACACTGGACGGCCAAGCCAGAAGCCGAGCGGCTGGCGCCTTTGAGCAGCTGGATTGGCGGCATGAACGAGGAGGTGGGCGAAGACGAGGTAGAACTGTTCGCCCTGCGCTCAGCACGCGGCGGCGTGGCGACCGAAGAGATCAAGCAGGTCTTGGGCTCCAAGGCATTTCCACATCCCAAGCCCCTGTCACTTATCAAAGGTCTGCTCCAGCAAGCCACCCGCCCCGGCGACACCGTGCTCGACTTCTTTGCCGGCTCCGGTACCACCGGCCAAGCCGTGCTGGAGTTGAATGCTGAAGACCGTGGCAACCGCCGCTTCATCCTATGTTCGAGCACCGAAGCCAACAACAAGGAACCTGACAAGAACCTATGCCGCGATGTATGTGCCGAGCGCCTTCGCCGGGTCATCGAAGGTTATGGCAACAAAGATGGCATAGCCCTTGAACGTGGCGGCGAGTTCGCCTACCTGCAACTGGACAAGCTCGATCCCGCTGATCTGGCACTCGATGCCACACCCGATCACGCATCCACCATGCTCGCCATGCGCCATGCCAATGCCGTGCAGGCCGCGCAGCAAAAGCAGGATCCCCGCATCGTGGCCAAGGGCAACGATTGGCTGCTGGTGTTGTGCAGCCAGGTCAACGAAGACACTCTGGAGCAGTTGACGGCCCTGCCTTCGATGCATGGCGTCTCACGCCTCGTGGTTTACGCACCCAGGCCCAAATCCTTGTCGGCGTATCTTGCGGATCACGGCGTTCAAGCGCAGGTCTTTTCATTGCGCAATGCCCTTGAGCACCGGGCGGGAGAGCACGCATGACGAATGTTACAAACACCCGCTCCATGCTCCAGGGCGCTCTTGATCTAGCCGTCACGGCGGGCTCTCTTCAGCCCGAGAAGTTCCAGGAAGAACTTGAGAAGAACATCAGCGCCAAGCTGCTTCGTTCACCATCGCCACCCTGCCTACTGCGCGCTCCCACCGGCTCGGGCAAAACCTTCGTCATGACCAAGGTTCTTGAACGCGTGTCGAGTGAGCGATCGGTTCTCTGGTTCTGGTTCGTGCCCTTTGTCACCCTGGTCAGCCAAACACTGGATTCCCTGTTGCAACACGCTCAGGGACTCGCGCCGACGACGCTGGCACAAGGCCGAAACCAAGATTTGGGCTCTGGTGCCGTCCTCATCTCCACGGCTCAGGCGGTGGCGCGCGCCCAATGGCGCAATCAAGGCTACGACGCAGACGCGGACGATGATGTACGCACCTTGGCGGCACTCGTGGCCCGTGCCCGCGCGAAAGAACTGCAAATCGGTCTCGTGGTTGACGAAGCTCACATCGGACTGGACCACAGCACGGAATTCGGCAAGTTCGCACGCTGGCTCAATCCGGACTACATGCTGATGGCCACAGCCACACCCAAGGACCAGCGCCTGACGGACTTTCTGGCATCCGCTGGTCGAATCGGCCAGGAGCACTTTTCTGTAAGCCGTGACGACGTGGTGAAGGCCCGCCTGAACAAGCAGTACATCGAAGCGGTCATCTACAGCATCGGCGAGAACATGCAGCAGGTGACAGATCTTCGCCGCACGGTTCTGCGCCAGGCCTGGATGCGCAACGCCCTCATTGGGCACCGCTTGCGCGATGCCGGAGTTCCCTGCGTCCCCCTCCTGTTGGTGCAAGTAGCCAACGGCGCCAATTCCGTCGATGAAGCCGCCCAAGAGCTCACGCGGCTGTGCAAGGTGCCTCCCGAAGCCATCGGCACGCACACCGCCGACAAACCTGATCCTGTCCTGATGGCCCAGATCGCCAATGATCCAACCAAGCACGTGCTTGTGTTCAAGCAATCGGCAGGCACGGGATTTGACGCACCCCGCGCATTCGTGCTCGCCAGCCTCAAGCCGGTGAACGACGAAGACTTTGCCATGCAGTTCATCGGCCGTGTGATGCGCGTCTCGCGCCAGATTCGCGAAAGATTCCCCAAGCCCACACCGATTCCAGAGGAGCTGGACACGGCCTACGTGTACCTTGGCAACGCACAGGCTCAAGCAGGGTTTGAGGCTGCAGTCCAGGCCACCAGCGCCGTTCGCACTCAACTCGAAGGGCAAAGCGAAAAGCTCGTAACCGCTCGGACCATGAACGGTGCGGTCAAGCTCACGAACCGACCAACGCCCGAGCTGCCACTGAGCTACACCATGGGCTTGCCCTCCAGGGAGGAAGAGGCCTCTCCTGCCGGCGCTGCACCGACGCCAGCAGGGTCTGGTTGGCACCCGCCTACACCTACGGACCCATTGCAGCAGGACCTGCTCGGTGAGGCTGGCTGGACACTGGATACCGTCGATACGAGCTCGCTGCCCAAGGCAACTCCCGCAACACCGCAACGCCCTCGCACAAGAGAGCAGGTTTTGCAGACCCTGGCTGATAACGGCCTCAGGGCTTTTCCCCTTCGCCGCGGCCTGCCTGCGCTAAAAGGTGCGCTCAAGTCCGAAGAGAAACCATCCATCGTCAGCCTCTCCGGCATCTCGCAACAGATCGCGCAAGCCTTGCCAATCAGCGCGACGCAGGCGCAAGCAGCAGTTGATGCCGCGCTCAATCGCACGCGGCAGAAAGAAAAACACAAGGAGCTCACGCAAGGCAAGAGCTACACGCAGAACATCCATGTAGTGACAGACAGAGCGGCCCTCGCACGCGAAGCCCAAACTGCGCTGCAGTCATTGCCACACGCCGAGGAAGAGGACTACCGCATCATCGTCAACACACTGAGCGAGCGCCTGCGCGCCACCGTGGATGTGACTCTCGCTGAATCCCCCGATGAAGCAGCTTCACCATCCATGCGGGTACGCCTGGCGCGAGACGCCGCCCATTGGGTAATCCGCCAGAGCGCTTCGGAATTGAAAGAGGCGATATTCAAGGCCATCGTCGATCAGGCAAAGCTTGTGGATGCCCAGCCTCTGCCGGATGTCATGATCTTTCCGACCGACCTCGCGCTCATCGGTTCGTCCAAGAACATCTACGGCGTTCTTCCGCCATCCAAGGATGGCACTGCAGACGTTGAATCGGTTCTTTTCATGGATCAGCGCCGCTGGTGGGAAGAGCAGCGATTCGAGCTGAATGACGGCAGAGTGATGAACATCGGGCGTTACGACGGCGCCACTCGGCTCAACACGCTGGAACAAACCTTCGCATCCTGTCTTGACGAAGCTGAATTCGTGCATTGGTGGCATCGAAACCCTGACAAGAAGCCGTACTCGGTGCGAGTCGTTCGCGCGGAACACGAGCATTACTTCTACCCTGACTTCGTGGTCTGCGTCACGCATGAGTCAGGCGAACCGCCTATGCAGCGCCTGATCGAAACCAAGCAGGACACGAAAGATGCCTTCAACAAGGCACAGCACTACCCACCCTTCTACGGAAAGGTGCTTTTCCTCACACCCGACAAAGAGCGCCTGAGATGGGTCAAGGATGACGGCACACTGGGCGATGTCGTGAAGCCCAGCGAGTTTCAGGTTGTCAACGACATGCTCAGGCGGACAAAACCCGCTTCCGTTCCGCTTGATGCTGAGTAACACGCAAGGTATCATGTAACCTACTCATAAACCACGGTGATCTCATGCCAACTCCTCGCAATGTCGCCAAGCACTTTTGGAACAACCAGGCTAACGCGCACAACCAGTGGGACGTGCTCGGCGAAGACGAGAAGATCGCATGGGTCGTGAAGCTGGCCAACCAGGGCGTCTTCAGTGCCTCATCGGCTCCTGACCCTACCGAATACAAACACTTCTTCGGCAAGGCCAAGGACGCCTTGAGGGGAGGGCGCGATGCCTGGGCCGTGCAATCCACCGGCGAAAAAGTCGCTGTCGCCTTGGTTCTCAACAAGCCGGAATGGCTACAGGAGATGGGCTACAGCCTGGCCGAAGCGATCGACCGCGCAGGTAGTCAATGGGTAGCCATGATGACGCGGATCGAGCGCGATCTGCGCGATCTCTCCGCCTAATAACCGAAGAGACGACGGTGCAAGCGCAACACACCATACGCATCCTGCGCATGGCCGAGATCGACGGCCAGTATTTTGAGGTTCCTACTTACGTGCATCGAAGTGTCTGCGGCTGGCAGGTGCGCGTCGCACGCTCCGAATCCCTGCATTTTGCTGACAATCAGTACGGGGGTCCGCTGCAATCGCTGCAGGCCGCAACTCAACTCGCTGCGCAGCAGTGTCGCTCTCGCGAAAATGCCTACGGTTGACACGCACGCACGCAAGATCGACCTGTCGCTCATGGCCTTCTACCGGGCTTGGCTGCAGGGCATGGATCTGCGCCATGCCACCGATCGCTATCTAAGCGAGGGTTTGGATCTGCGCGAGGCCAAGTCCACGATCAAGTGGATGCGCGAGACCTTGATCCGC harbors:
- a CDS encoding chlorite dismutase family protein, which codes for MDTRLFAFVGADIGPWRIVRAETRVGEPLPEAKRLNVVSASELQSETNAPWILRGITSNERYVMRAEKNEIVAKQQGLARPEATCGALIPIRKNAAWWELTQDERRSVFEQSKHVQIGLQYLPAVARKLHHCRDLSENEPFDFLNWFEYAPIHEVEFNRLLSELRASEEWKYVDREVDIRLTQAQV
- a CDS encoding cupin domain-containing protein, which translates into the protein MEMESRIFSVTEYIRPSDGEPIRSVVLETKDSAVVVWHAHPGQEITAHVHPDGQDTWTVISGEAEYYQGGGKVAHLKAGDIAIAKPGQVHGALNTSPVPFVFVSVVASGNAGFALAEK
- a CDS encoding AbrB/MazE/SpoVT family DNA-binding domain-containing protein, producing the protein MPAIHEVATLTSKGQITLPKSIRQALGADTGSKLVFELRGGEVVVTRADAEHEDPAIAAFLALLARDIEAGQNVRGLPEDLARTMLEHAGHKVELGGDFDEDVDI
- a CDS encoding type II toxin-antitoxin system YhaV family toxin, whose product is MQQHGWTLLFHDNLIGQMMKLRAAVLRVQENDPQGVGSNANVKFFRALVQLMQDVVPSDPARDEYRQGNTMGPAYRHWRRAKLGRRYRLFFRYDSKAKVIVYAWVNDEQTLRSSGSKSDPYAVFEKMLGRGNPPDDWKALVEASKPDWSKLQ
- a CDS encoding helix-turn-helix domain-containing protein — encoded protein: MANIASVFKAEISRIARKEVRAEVESLKKANSQHRSAIAELRRELAALQKQLKQAQRERASSDAKEKATDRKYRFSAARMAAHRSRLGLSAADYGRLISMSGATIYLWEQGKARPKPEQVQQLGELKHRSGKEILARLAQAKASKSGQPPPK
- a CDS encoding HU family DNA-binding protein; the protein is MATSKKPAKPAAPKAAPSIKPVKPIKDVLTKTSLTALLAQQTGVDAKSVKAVLTALDGAILGSVNKKGAQTFTLPGLLKIEVQKIPAKPKRKGINPFTKEEQVFAAKPASVRIKARALKKLKDAAL
- a CDS encoding restriction endonuclease — protein: MARKRKSSGLEELLSLAAMLPWWLAVLLAVLAYAVLHHYAGTEVAAITTPAQAGQLALQQILKTLATIGQYVVPLVFLIGSIISVLGRRRRRRLVAQVAESPDGAALRAMVWRDFERLVGEAFRQRGYAVLETGGNGADGGIDLKLRRASETFLVQCKHWRAYKVPVTVVRELYGVMSAHGASGGFVVTSGVFTADAREFARGRNIELIDGLALKQMIDAVQGAPKEGVNVGVAAASAQPSCPRCGSAMVKRMARTGAHAGREFWGCASYPKCRGVQPVE
- a CDS encoding antitoxin MazE family protein, whose translation is MSTSTTTTDKVARYRERMRAAGLRPVQFWVPDTRSAEFMARVREQCQRLSGDPQEEQALGFAQAAVEHIEGWE
- a CDS encoding type II toxin-antitoxin system PemK/MazF family toxin; its protein translation is MIQRGDIVAVSIQGDYGKPRPALVIQSDLLEELQSVVLCPITSELRDAAFRVTVEPTPANGLSALSQVMADKISTLPRNKLSEPFGRLDDDRMKAVERALLLVTGLI
- a CDS encoding site-specific DNA-methyltransferase gives rise to the protein MPNEHKGLLQSLDGLSEVELRRLLVEHLTKQKLGLYWERNAIDHDRALNADVVLPRLVPQWSHKPKGCNEHRNLIIEGDNFDALRLLRATHAGKIRVIYIDPPYNTGNKDWVYNDKFVGANDRWRHSLWLEFLYQRLLLARDLMTSDGVILVSINDENRARLELLMDEVFPGRRLGSLVWRTKDTGNDLTQRFSHVHEHVLVYANGGFAFNGRATDRSKFRNPDKDDRGDWSPQPLTANKSLTERPNTYYPIQDPATGYWYPCDPDSTWRFASEAVIRRLCQGNETAVQAALAALRSDTMEALVAQRLIYFPPCNPEDVLFFATEADLLAALKAGKGPMLPKKKTPLLRGSLPDLDFWVGKRIAPGRPSRKEHWTAKPEAERLAPLSSWIGGMNEEVGEDEVELFALRSARGGVATEEIKQVLGSKAFPHPKPLSLIKGLLQQATRPGDTVLDFFAGSGTTGQAVLELNAEDRGNRRFILCSSTEANNKEPDKNLCRDVCAERLRRVIEGYGNKDGIALERGGEFAYLQLDKLDPADLALDATPDHASTMLAMRHANAVQAAQQKQDPRIVAKGNDWLLVLCSQVNEDTLEQLTALPSMHGVSRLVVYAPRPKSLSAYLADHGVQAQVFSLRNALEHRAGEHA
- a CDS encoding DEAD/DEAH box helicase, translated to MLQGALDLAVTAGSLQPEKFQEELEKNISAKLLRSPSPPCLLRAPTGSGKTFVMTKVLERVSSERSVLWFWFVPFVTLVSQTLDSLLQHAQGLAPTTLAQGRNQDLGSGAVLISTAQAVARAQWRNQGYDADADDDVRTLAALVARARAKELQIGLVVDEAHIGLDHSTEFGKFARWLNPDYMLMATATPKDQRLTDFLASAGRIGQEHFSVSRDDVVKARLNKQYIEAVIYSIGENMQQVTDLRRTVLRQAWMRNALIGHRLRDAGVPCVPLLLVQVANGANSVDEAAQELTRLCKVPPEAIGTHTADKPDPVLMAQIANDPTKHVLVFKQSAGTGFDAPRAFVLASLKPVNDEDFAMQFIGRVMRVSRQIRERFPKPTPIPEELDTAYVYLGNAQAQAGFEAAVQATSAVRTQLEGQSEKLVTARTMNGAVKLTNRPTPELPLSYTMGLPSREEEASPAGAAPTPAGSGWHPPTPTDPLQQDLLGEAGWTLDTVDTSSLPKATPATPQRPRTREQVLQTLADNGLRAFPLRRGLPALKGALKSEEKPSIVSLSGISQQIAQALPISATQAQAAVDAALNRTRQKEKHKELTQGKSYTQNIHVVTDRAALAREAQTALQSLPHAEEEDYRIIVNTLSERLRATVDVTLAESPDEAASPSMRVRLARDAAHWVIRQSASELKEAIFKAIVDQAKLVDAQPLPDVMIFPTDLALIGSSKNIYGVLPPSKDGTADVESVLFMDQRRWWEEQRFELNDGRVMNIGRYDGATRLNTLEQTFASCLDEAEFVHWWHRNPDKKPYSVRVVRAEHEHYFYPDFVVCVTHESGEPPMQRLIETKQDTKDAFNKAQHYPPFYGKVLFLTPDKERLRWVKDDGTLGDVVKPSEFQVVNDMLRRTKPASVPLDAE